The following proteins are co-located in the Halictus rubicundus isolate RS-2024b chromosome 1, iyHalRubi1_principal, whole genome shotgun sequence genome:
- the LOC143353336 gene encoding uncharacterized protein LOC143353336 isoform X3, producing the protein MSIKISRGGATDIEMTRGRRSSLALGACIGTFLLLFSTVAAEIDRLERPPIILRYKDFASNALGVPTVEKNNAILNKIPLGVETEEFVPFDKRDKRDAEPALSELIKEAKAGEDEKVIDKDSEKQGIRPRNEVDGLSTSDSTNESSRFEETPRETSGKSSSTKTISDEFNRLSRTNDLIIVTTKPALEESKFDQKTNQTVPDTSHHETNTTNEPALFKQERETDTQAKFGSSSEASDVPASKLETNKLEAPSAEHETLTTEKLHGRIAKTEDLSQTKNIEVSDLKETDEKRGSDEPISLINDTYVNYSHHNKTSTEKSLGTSSGDQSRAIVESATNFISEDSAITQKPRDPKEDVEVVGNVTKNAAQRIEDRRPQDTTTTKTELVDQSSRASGDNQQSIDNSTKASEIHELIDEKNQQKLVELTTEKSRHEETVEPQDASSLVPRGRTIAFSGINEFPNQETKPTTTARINVPFSKKNITAEKMAELKPYPYVKSSGKEETRNGSNNQVDATTEEASALENTIGRGQADVKFIVTEASDVLENSIQQFKPTYYEKSGNESSTASTTPLRPSIPVTTVSPVALAEAQPANQSAADGSIDPRTITKTEGKSAATGNDVPRWGEGREAITDKGNFDMTGNGITEVSVKPESDNKRDYEEPPFHESVDRTTAAPLATIKPQADTGIPSNPDIQTNVESSLLIRSTLNATELVTEYPLVKGNSSEANNSTVTTVSELTTVKTPESVTTSPTSIETISTKNVTEPSGTLDSNGTNEIPSGVTGPPNSDETLMPSTTTIEYEFVGLTETTTILSQNVTENTPSAHESTNDVTTVPTIQDLFGNSSSNETTTTVKSPTVTDNSPINDKGTTGLGDERSSSVPVTDQTTVSVSTMNPTTTQSRDDPTTQANLIEEETVQSTTREDDSQETNGATSFWTTVTDDDTAVTASTDESLPPDSKDSGYAFNVTETPAEATVAASVSTTGATRVDSPSPFVPTSPRPGIPLSSTASTPAASGIPTETTDDTKMSPAPEEITSLVCIVMEGTWNEICPKMDELKSALAKILATGTKRSVSNEQIMFHRQPPCPEVPSLTPTPSDMPLTSIFVYVVDENGRFDSAMTTNLPSLYQESKETVKFPFKIHSFLLVQETIPDSGNAIAVVVVSVVAFICLVLLAGLLFIMRKRQTRFNYGERCRPVSLDAYSVDSVSAYNSVRRKGVARSSKRSYGNPTFEDSHAFNTFL; encoded by the exons ATTTCGCGAGGAGGTGCAACGGACATTGAGATGACTCGAGGAAGAAGATCATCTCTCGCGTTAGGAGCATGCATAG GTACGTTCCTGTTGCTCTTCAGCACCGTCGCAGCTGAAATAGACCGGTTAGAACGTCCACCCATAATACTGCGCTACAAAGACTTCGCGTCGAACGCGTTGGGAGTGCCGACAGTTGAGAAGAACAATGCGATATTGAACAAAATACCGTTGGGAGTCGAAACTGAGGAATTCGTTCCGTTCGATAAACGCGATAAAAGAGACGCGGAGCCGGCGCTAAGCGAGCTTATAAAAGAGGCTAAAGCAGGGGAGGATGAGAAAGTGATCGACAAAGACTCCGAAAAGCAAGGAATAAGGCCACGGAACGAAGTCGATGGGTTGTCGACGTCGGATTCGACGAATGAAAGCTCGAGATTCGAAGAGACCCCTCGCGAAACTTCGGGGAAGAGTTCGAGCACGAAAACAATTTCCGACGAGTTCAACAGATTGTCCAGGACAAACGATTTGATCATTGTCACTACGAAGCCCGCGTTGGAGGAGTCCAAGTTCGACCAGAAGACAAACCAAACGGTTCCTGATACGAGTCACCATGAAACGAACACAACCAACGAACCAGCCCTGTTCAAACAGGAACGTGAGACTGACACGCAAGCGAAATTTGGGAGTTCGTCTGAGGCGTCGGACGTTCCCGCGTCAAAATTGGAGACGAATAAACTCGAAGCACCGTCGGCTGAGCATGAAACTCTTACAACGGAGAAGCTTCACGGGAGGATCGCGAAGACGGAAGATTTGAGCCAAACAAAAAACATCGAAGTGTCCGACCTGAAGGAGACGGATGAAAAGAGAGGGAGCGACGAGCCTATCTCGTTAATCAACGACACGTACGTCAACTACAGCCACCATAATAAAACCTCGACGGAGAAAAGCTTGGGAACGAGCTCGGGAGACCAGTCGAGAGCCATCGTCGAGAGTGCCACTAACTTTATCTCCGAAGATAGTGCCATAACTCAGAAGCCCCGAGATCCGAAGGAGGACGTGGAAGTTGTCGGGAACGTAACCAAAAACGCAGCGCAAAGAATCGAAGATCGACGACCTCAGGACACGACAACCACCAAGACGGAACTCGTCGACCAATCGAGTCGCGCTTCCGGTGACAACCAACAATCGATCGACAACTCTACAAAGGCCAGCGAGATCCATGAACTGATCGACGAAAAGAACCAGCAAAAGTTAGTGGAATTGACAACTGAAAAATCGCGCCACGAGGAAACCGTGGAGCCGCAGGATGCTTCTAGTCTCGTCCCTAGAGGCAGGACGATCGCCTTCTCGGGGATAAATGAGTTCCCCAATCAGGAGACAAAGCCGACGACAACCGCGAGGATCAATGTCCCGTTTTCGAAGAAGAATATCACTGCCGAGAAGATGGCGGAGCTGAAGCCATACCCCTATGTGAAATCGTCCGGCAAAGAGGAAACTCGTAACGGCAGTAATAATCAGGTGGATGCTACGACGGAAGAAGCTTCCGCGCTGGAGAACACGATCGGCAGGGGTCAAGCCGACGTGAAGTTCATTGTTACCGAGGCGTCGGATGTTTTGGAGAACAGCATTCAGCAGTTTAAGCCGACCTATTACGAGAAATCTGGTAACGAGTCCTCGACAGCGTCAACCACACCGCTGCGCCCGTCGATTCCAGTGACCACCGTGTCACCGGTGGCATTGGCCGAAGCACAGCCGGCGAACCAGTCGGCCGCAGATGGATCTATCGATCCGAGGACAATCACGAAAACCGAGGGGAAATCCGCGGCCACGGGAAATGATGTACCCCGGTGGGGTGAAGGTCGCGAGGCGATTACGGACAAGGGAAATTTCGATATGACCGGGAACGGGATAACGGAAGTCAGCGTAAAACCGGAGAGTGATAATAAACGGGATTACGAGGAGCCGCCTTTCCACGAAAGTGTCGACCGAACAACGGCCGCTCCTCTCGCAACGATTAAACCGCAAGCTGACACCGGCATACCTTCGAACCCTGACATTCAAACGAACGTGGAAAGTTCTCTGCTGATCCGCTCGACTCTGAACGCCACGGAGCTCGTTACGGAGTATCCGCTCGTCAAAGGGAATTCTTCCGAAGCGAACAATTCGACCGTTACAACTGTTTCGGAGTTGACCACCGTGAAAACACCCGAAAGCGTTACAACGTCGCCTACTTCCATCGAGACAATTTCTACGAAAAACGTCACCGAGCCGTCCGGCACCTTAGATTCGAACGGAACGAACGAAATTCCTTCCGGTGTCACTGGCCCTCCCAATTCCGACGAAACGTTGATGCCCTCCACGACAACGATCGAGTATGAATTCGTTGGGCTGACCGAAACGACTACTATCCTCAGCCAAAATGTCACCGAGAACACTCCCAGCGCACACGAATCGACGAACGACGTCACCACTGTGCCAACGATTCAGGACCTGTTCGGTAATAGTTCCTCCAATGAGACCACCACCACGGTAAAAAGCCCAACGGTCACGGACAATTCTCCGATCAATGATAAGGGGACCACAGGTCTCGGCGACGAAAGATCGTCGAGTGTCCCAGTGACCGATCAAACAACGGTTTCCGTGTCGACGATGAACCCgacgaccacgcagtccagggatGATCCAACGACCCAAGCGAACCTCATAGAAGAGGAGACTGTTCAAAGCACGACGAGAGAGGACGATAGCCAGGAAACCAACGGTGCAACCAGTTTCTGGACTACCGTGACTGACGACGACACCGCCGTTACTGCTAGCACGGATGAGTCGCTCCCGCCGGATTCCAAAGATTCTGGCTACGCGTTCAATGTTACCGAAACGCCAGCCGAGGCCACGGTTGCGGCGAGTGTTAGCACGACAGGTGCCACTCGAGTGGACAGTCCCAGCCCCTTTGTGCCAACCAGTCCGCGCCCGGGGATCCCACTTTCGAGCACCGCCAGTACTCCAGCTGCTTCCGGCATACCGACCGAGACGACAGATGACACGAAGATGTCACCCGCCCCGGAGGAGATCACTTCGTTGGTGTGTATCGTCATGGAAGGCACGTGGAATGAAATTTGCCCGAAAATGGATGAACTGAAGTCGGCACTTGCCAAGATTTTGGCGACTGGCACCAAGAG GTCGGTTTCTAATGAGCAAATTATGTTCCATCGACAGCCTCCCTGTCCGGAAGTTCCGAGCCTTACACCGACGCCATCAGATATGCCTCTGACGTCAATATTCGTTTATGTGGTTGACGAAAACGGGAGATTCGACAGCGCTATGACAACTAATTTACCCAGCTTGTACCAGGAGTCCAAAGAAACTGTGAAGTTTCCATTTAAA ATACACAGCTTTCTTCTGGTACAGGAAACGATCCCGGATTCCGGAAATGCGATAGCAGTCGTTGTGGTCTCCGTGGTTGCTTTCATTTGTCTGGTTCTTCTGGCCGGTCTCCTG
- the LOC143353336 gene encoding uncharacterized protein LOC143353336 isoform X4 yields MSIKISRGGATDIEMTRGRRSSLALGACIGTFLLLFSTVAAEIDRLERPPIILRYKDFASNALGVPTVEKNNAILNKIPLGVETEEFVPFDKRDKRDAEPALSELIKEAKAGEDEKVIDKDSEKQGIRPRNEVDGLSTSDSTNESSRFEETPRETSGKSSSTKTISDEFNRLSRTNDLIIVTTKPALEESKFDQKTNQTVPDTSHHETNTTNEPALFKQERETDTQAKFGSSSEASDVPASKLETNKLEAPSAEHETLTTEKLHGRIAKTEDLSQTKNIEVSDLKETDEKRGSDEPISLINDTYVNYSHHNKTSTEKSLGTSSGDQSRAIVESATNFISEDSAITQKPRDPKEDVEVVGNVTKNAAQRIEDRRPQDTTTTKTELVDQSSRASGDNQQSIDNSTKASEIHELIDEKNQQKLVELTTEKSRHEETVEPQDASSLVPRGRTIAFSGINEFPNQETKPTTTARINVPFSKKNITAEKMAELKPYPYVKSSGKEETRNGSNNQVDATTEEASALENTIGRGQADVKFIVTEASDVLENSIQQFKPTYYEKSGNESSTASTTPLRPSIPVTTVSPVALAEAQPANQSAADGSIDPRTITKTEGKSAATGNDVPRWGEGREAITDKGNFDMTGNGITEVSVKPESDNKRDYEEPPFHESVDRTTAAPLATIKPQADTGIPSNPDIQTNVESSLLIRSTLNATELVTEYPLVKGNSSEANNSTVTTVSELTTVKTPESVTTSPTSIETISTKNVTEPSGTLDSNGTNEIPSGVTGPPNSDETLMPSTTTIEYEFVGLTETTTILSQNVTENTPSAHESTNDVTTVPTIQDLFGNSSSNETTTTVKSPTVTDNSPINDKGTTGLGDERSSSVPVTDQTTVSVSTMNPTTTQSRDDPTTQANLIEEETVQSTTREDDSQETNGATSFWTTVTDDDTAVTASTDESLPPDSKDSGYAFNVTETPAEATVAASVSTTGATRVDSPSPFVPTSPRPGIPLSSTASTPAASGIPTETTDDTKMSPAPEEITSLVCIVMEGTWNEICPKMDELKSALAKILATGTKRSVSNEQIMFHRQPPCPEVPSLTPTPSDMPLTSIFVYVVDENGRFDSAMTTNLPSLYQESKETVKFPFKIHSFLLVQETIPDSGNAIAVVVVSVVAFICLVLLAGLLFIMRKRQTRFNYGERCRPVSLDAYSVDSVSAYNSVRRKGVARSSKRSYGNPTFEDSAIL; encoded by the exons ATTTCGCGAGGAGGTGCAACGGACATTGAGATGACTCGAGGAAGAAGATCATCTCTCGCGTTAGGAGCATGCATAG GTACGTTCCTGTTGCTCTTCAGCACCGTCGCAGCTGAAATAGACCGGTTAGAACGTCCACCCATAATACTGCGCTACAAAGACTTCGCGTCGAACGCGTTGGGAGTGCCGACAGTTGAGAAGAACAATGCGATATTGAACAAAATACCGTTGGGAGTCGAAACTGAGGAATTCGTTCCGTTCGATAAACGCGATAAAAGAGACGCGGAGCCGGCGCTAAGCGAGCTTATAAAAGAGGCTAAAGCAGGGGAGGATGAGAAAGTGATCGACAAAGACTCCGAAAAGCAAGGAATAAGGCCACGGAACGAAGTCGATGGGTTGTCGACGTCGGATTCGACGAATGAAAGCTCGAGATTCGAAGAGACCCCTCGCGAAACTTCGGGGAAGAGTTCGAGCACGAAAACAATTTCCGACGAGTTCAACAGATTGTCCAGGACAAACGATTTGATCATTGTCACTACGAAGCCCGCGTTGGAGGAGTCCAAGTTCGACCAGAAGACAAACCAAACGGTTCCTGATACGAGTCACCATGAAACGAACACAACCAACGAACCAGCCCTGTTCAAACAGGAACGTGAGACTGACACGCAAGCGAAATTTGGGAGTTCGTCTGAGGCGTCGGACGTTCCCGCGTCAAAATTGGAGACGAATAAACTCGAAGCACCGTCGGCTGAGCATGAAACTCTTACAACGGAGAAGCTTCACGGGAGGATCGCGAAGACGGAAGATTTGAGCCAAACAAAAAACATCGAAGTGTCCGACCTGAAGGAGACGGATGAAAAGAGAGGGAGCGACGAGCCTATCTCGTTAATCAACGACACGTACGTCAACTACAGCCACCATAATAAAACCTCGACGGAGAAAAGCTTGGGAACGAGCTCGGGAGACCAGTCGAGAGCCATCGTCGAGAGTGCCACTAACTTTATCTCCGAAGATAGTGCCATAACTCAGAAGCCCCGAGATCCGAAGGAGGACGTGGAAGTTGTCGGGAACGTAACCAAAAACGCAGCGCAAAGAATCGAAGATCGACGACCTCAGGACACGACAACCACCAAGACGGAACTCGTCGACCAATCGAGTCGCGCTTCCGGTGACAACCAACAATCGATCGACAACTCTACAAAGGCCAGCGAGATCCATGAACTGATCGACGAAAAGAACCAGCAAAAGTTAGTGGAATTGACAACTGAAAAATCGCGCCACGAGGAAACCGTGGAGCCGCAGGATGCTTCTAGTCTCGTCCCTAGAGGCAGGACGATCGCCTTCTCGGGGATAAATGAGTTCCCCAATCAGGAGACAAAGCCGACGACAACCGCGAGGATCAATGTCCCGTTTTCGAAGAAGAATATCACTGCCGAGAAGATGGCGGAGCTGAAGCCATACCCCTATGTGAAATCGTCCGGCAAAGAGGAAACTCGTAACGGCAGTAATAATCAGGTGGATGCTACGACGGAAGAAGCTTCCGCGCTGGAGAACACGATCGGCAGGGGTCAAGCCGACGTGAAGTTCATTGTTACCGAGGCGTCGGATGTTTTGGAGAACAGCATTCAGCAGTTTAAGCCGACCTATTACGAGAAATCTGGTAACGAGTCCTCGACAGCGTCAACCACACCGCTGCGCCCGTCGATTCCAGTGACCACCGTGTCACCGGTGGCATTGGCCGAAGCACAGCCGGCGAACCAGTCGGCCGCAGATGGATCTATCGATCCGAGGACAATCACGAAAACCGAGGGGAAATCCGCGGCCACGGGAAATGATGTACCCCGGTGGGGTGAAGGTCGCGAGGCGATTACGGACAAGGGAAATTTCGATATGACCGGGAACGGGATAACGGAAGTCAGCGTAAAACCGGAGAGTGATAATAAACGGGATTACGAGGAGCCGCCTTTCCACGAAAGTGTCGACCGAACAACGGCCGCTCCTCTCGCAACGATTAAACCGCAAGCTGACACCGGCATACCTTCGAACCCTGACATTCAAACGAACGTGGAAAGTTCTCTGCTGATCCGCTCGACTCTGAACGCCACGGAGCTCGTTACGGAGTATCCGCTCGTCAAAGGGAATTCTTCCGAAGCGAACAATTCGACCGTTACAACTGTTTCGGAGTTGACCACCGTGAAAACACCCGAAAGCGTTACAACGTCGCCTACTTCCATCGAGACAATTTCTACGAAAAACGTCACCGAGCCGTCCGGCACCTTAGATTCGAACGGAACGAACGAAATTCCTTCCGGTGTCACTGGCCCTCCCAATTCCGACGAAACGTTGATGCCCTCCACGACAACGATCGAGTATGAATTCGTTGGGCTGACCGAAACGACTACTATCCTCAGCCAAAATGTCACCGAGAACACTCCCAGCGCACACGAATCGACGAACGACGTCACCACTGTGCCAACGATTCAGGACCTGTTCGGTAATAGTTCCTCCAATGAGACCACCACCACGGTAAAAAGCCCAACGGTCACGGACAATTCTCCGATCAATGATAAGGGGACCACAGGTCTCGGCGACGAAAGATCGTCGAGTGTCCCAGTGACCGATCAAACAACGGTTTCCGTGTCGACGATGAACCCgacgaccacgcagtccagggatGATCCAACGACCCAAGCGAACCTCATAGAAGAGGAGACTGTTCAAAGCACGACGAGAGAGGACGATAGCCAGGAAACCAACGGTGCAACCAGTTTCTGGACTACCGTGACTGACGACGACACCGCCGTTACTGCTAGCACGGATGAGTCGCTCCCGCCGGATTCCAAAGATTCTGGCTACGCGTTCAATGTTACCGAAACGCCAGCCGAGGCCACGGTTGCGGCGAGTGTTAGCACGACAGGTGCCACTCGAGTGGACAGTCCCAGCCCCTTTGTGCCAACCAGTCCGCGCCCGGGGATCCCACTTTCGAGCACCGCCAGTACTCCAGCTGCTTCCGGCATACCGACCGAGACGACAGATGACACGAAGATGTCACCCGCCCCGGAGGAGATCACTTCGTTGGTGTGTATCGTCATGGAAGGCACGTGGAATGAAATTTGCCCGAAAATGGATGAACTGAAGTCGGCACTTGCCAAGATTTTGGCGACTGGCACCAAGAG GTCGGTTTCTAATGAGCAAATTATGTTCCATCGACAGCCTCCCTGTCCGGAAGTTCCGAGCCTTACACCGACGCCATCAGATATGCCTCTGACGTCAATATTCGTTTATGTGGTTGACGAAAACGGGAGATTCGACAGCGCTATGACAACTAATTTACCCAGCTTGTACCAGGAGTCCAAAGAAACTGTGAAGTTTCCATTTAAA ATACACAGCTTTCTTCTGGTACAGGAAACGATCCCGGATTCCGGAAATGCGATAGCAGTCGTTGTGGTCTCCGTGGTTGCTTTCATTTGTCTGGTTCTTCTGGCCGGTCTCCTG